ggccactcaaggacattcagagtcttgtcccaaagccactcatgcgttgtcttggctgtgtgcttagggttgtttccctgtttgaaggtgaaccttcgccccagtctgagaacctgctccagagcactcaggacttcatcaaggatctctctgtactttgctccgttcatctttcccttaatcctgactagtctcccagtctctgccgctgaaaaacatccccacagcatgatgccgccaccaccatgcttgaccgtagggatggtgccaggtttcctccagacgtgatgcttggcattcaggacaaatagttaaatcttggtttcatcagaccagagaatcttgtttctcatggtctgagagtcttttaggtgccttttggcaaactccaagcgggctgtcatgtggcttccatctggcttcCATCTGTCAACCCCAAGTTTGcctctattatttatttttattcttcaaACCAATGGCTGGCACAGGTATAAATATTTWAAATGAATCCCGTTCAACCAGGAAAgattgattattttcatcagtaTTACATTTTGTTGGGCAATACTTCACCAGCTGAGAAATTAATAGGAGATTTGTTGCCTGGCACAGCAGACTGAGAGGAAATTGCCATTTATTCAACAGAGATACTTYACAGTTCGGGAGAGGGATTTTTATCTCCAAAGAGAAATTACCACGGGTGCTCGGCCCGGCCTCCGGCCCAGAGATCTAGTTTCAGATGCTCTGTGCATTGACTCTTTGTGCCCAGTGTTCAATCATGATCCTCTCTTCCTCGAGCAGCATAGTGTTGCAGGCAGCTCTCTGCTGTAGGAAACCATGGGGCAAGGGGCACCTTACACTGGCTGCCCTGTAGGGCTTAAATCATTTACAATGTTGCTCTGCTTTGGAGATTTGTTCTGCCCGCAAATTGTCGTCCTCATACGTCATCATTGTGCTCCCTATGTAGCTGTTATTGATTCCTACTTTCACTCTGGTTGCATGTAATGCAGTAAGTTGTTCATCGCTGCATCCTGTTTYTGCATCCAGAAATGGGGCCATTCCTGTATAAAGTGCCGGAGAGATCCTTTATCCTTATTCTATATGTATATGTTACATATTCTGCATTTGTTTATCTTGTGCCACTTTCCACATTTTTGATGACGTCGCTCTCTCCAGTGCTCCAAGTTGATCTGTATGTTCCTATTGGCTATGTACACTGACGGACAGCCCACAGAAAATGCTGAATGGTTCTGGAGGTGTCTGGAGGAGGCATCCACTRACTTCAGATATGGGAAAGCCTACCTGAAAGGACTGAGATATGCAGTGTTTGGCCTGGGCAACTCTGTATGGCAGCCATTACAATACGGTAAGAGATCTGACAAAATACTGTCTGTCTCCTATTGATATGTTTCCACTATGTGTGGTGCTGCTACTTACACTTGCAATCAGTTTCTTTGCTTATCTGATACTTTCATGGATATTTTTTGCATATTATACATTCCTCTTTTGTACACACTAGAATACTTAGCTCATTCAATCTATTATCATTACCACTATTACTGTTCTCTCCTGTACCATAGCTAATCATCCATTTTTGCTAGACTCACTGAAAACACATTCAACCCCTTCTGCCCTCTCCCTTAGGTGAGTAAGAATGTGAACAAGTGGCTGTGGATGCTGAGTGGCATCCGGGTTCTGTCCAGAGGAGATGGCAACTGCAACGTAGTGAAGAGCCACAATGGCAGGCTGACTTTCTGGTCTGGAAGACCAAGTTCCTGAGCTGCCTGCAGGCCCTGGTTGCAGGGCAGAAGAACTGTAGTGGAAACTGTAAGATGTGCAGCTCCTGTAAGACCAGCAACAGGAAGAAACCACAGGAGAAGACTGCGGACTATCAGGCATTTCCAGAACAGCTCAGCTCTGAGGTAAGACTAAACGTAACTACTCTTAACATGCATACCTCCCGTTACTAATGCTATCTCATAGAGCTGATTCATAGTTCACGTAACTCCATGCAGGTTTATGCTGTCCACAATAAGGTATTTCTTATTACACTTATCTGGTATGGATTCCTTGACACTACTGCTATTACTAAACACGCATGYATGCACATACCCTCTTTCTCCTATTGTCATGGTAACGTGAGTTAGCGGTGCTACTTTCTCTTCCTGCTGTCTTCAGTGCTGTACGCAGCAGGGGTGATGTTCAGCGAGTAGAGGAGAGTGAAGAAACTACAGTGTGAAGGCTAATCAGTATGATTTATCTACAATGCATCCATTTAGCTTTCATTTAATCCTGCCAATGCCGACAAACTTGTGGTGGGCAACATCATTTTAATCAGCCACGTAGCCCGAGGAGTTCCTAAACTCCATAAATATGcatatgtttttctttatttaatcaagCAGCTTCAACAAAAGGTAATGACTTGTAATAAAATGTATCCCATATGGGATCCTGGATGTGTTTAATCATTGATGTATTTAAGATTAGTTGTGGATTTATGCCTTAATAAATCAGGAGGTTTGGACCCTTTAGGAGATGCTTGAAGTGAGAGAAGCAGGTCTCTCGTGTACTAAGTATGAGTGATCTCTCCCTATTTTTCTTCCacttactctctctgttctcacctacagttgaagtcggaagtttacatacaccctagccaaatacatttMaactcagtttcacaattcctgacatttaatcctagtaaaaattccctgtcttaggtcagttaggaccactttattttaagaatgtgaaatgtcagaataRtagtagagagaatgatttctttcagattttttttctttcatcacattcccagtgggtcagaagtttacatacactcaattagtatttggtagcattgcctttaaattgtttaactttggtcaaacgtttcgggtagccttccacaagcttcccacaataagttgggtgaattttggcccttcctcctgacagagatggtgtaactgaatcaggtttgtaggcctccttgctcgcacacacttttttatttctgcccaaaattttctataggattgaggtcagggctttgtgatggccactccaataccttgactttgttgtccttaagccattttgccacaactttggaagtatgcttgggtcattgtccatttggaagacccatttgcgaccaagctttaacttcctgactgatgtcttgagatgttgcttcaattatacCATATAATTttcatccctcatgatgccatctatttgtgaagtgcaccagacccccctgcagcaagcacccccacaacatgatgctgccaccgccgtgttcacggttggatggtgttcttcggcttgcaagccgccccctttttcctccaaacataacgatggtccattatggccaaacagttctatttttgtttcatcagaccagaggacatctccaaagtacgatctttgttcccatgtgcagttgcaaccgtagtctggcttttttatggcggttttggagcagtggcttcttccttgctgagcggcctttcaggttagtcgatataggatcgttttaactgtggatatagatacttttgtacccgtttcttccagcatcttcacaaggtcctttgctttgttctgggattgatttgcac
This genomic interval from Salvelinus sp. IW2-2015 linkage group LG22, ASM291031v2, whole genome shotgun sequence contains the following:
- the LOC111949837 gene encoding LOW QUALITY PROTEIN: S-adenosyl-L-methionine-dependent tRNA 4-demethylwyosine synthase TYW1-like (The sequence of the model RefSeq protein was modified relative to this genomic sequence to represent the inferred CDS: inserted 3 bases in 2 codons), encoding LQCSKLICMFLLAMYTDGQPTENAEWFWRCLEEASTBFRYGKAYLKGLRYAVFGLGNSXYGSHYNTVSKNVNKWLWMLSGIRVLSRGDGNCNVVKSHNGXADFLVWKTKFLSCLQALVAGQKNCSGNCKMCSSCKTSNRKKPQEKTADYQAFPEQLSSEEELVESGSDEETAGSEENSPGSVIDVEDLGNILNGIKKTKRRESRARRMDRL